GTCAACTAGCTAGCAGAATTAGTCTCAAATTGAGTGAGGTTTCAGTTTCAAGTTTCACAATGTATATTGAAGATTTTATTGTTCAATTCAGTTACTTTCATGAATACTAAGTATTGGTTTTTTATTAGGTTGAAATTCTGAACAAGAGGTGGTAAAATTGGCTCTTGGTGAGAAGAAATTCCCCTGCATTGTTCTTTATTAAGGATGGGGAGGTTATGCTTACGAAAATGTAGGGTGGGCAGAATAATGGGTACACTTCAGATTGTATTGGGAGGGCTTGTTATAATAGTAAGCTTGTTAAGTCTCATAAGGTTCTACTCAGCTGGATTTTTCACTCGCAATGAAGATATATGCCGCCAATTCTATGGTCAGAAGGATGATTATGATGGTTTTGACATAAAAGCATTGTCTGATCGAGTTGGGGAAGTACTAGATAGGATGGAAAGCTTGCAAGAAAAACTTGAGTTGGAAGTTAAAGAAATGGAGAAACACAAAGAGGtcttggatagaaataatatcACAAGATTGGAGTATAAGAAGTATCTGGAAGAGGAGGTAATTAGGCCTCTTTATGGCGCCCACATTGCTCTTAGACAGATTCGGCTACCTAAGGCTGAAGGGATTAGGAACTCAACAATGAAGGAGGAGCCTTTGATTAACACTTTCGTGATTGAGGAAATTAGGAAGTACATAACCCCAAAGGAGAATAGGACTGGGAAGATTAATATATATGGGACAGAGAGGATACACAACACAATTGGGCATGCATGTGTGTTATATAAGAAAGAATTGGAAGAGTATATGGGTTATGACATTGGTTCTTATTGTAATGATGACTGGAACCTAGCTCAGAAGCTTATGGTTAATGGTTGTGATCCTTTGCCCCGAAGACGGTGCTTGACAAGGGCCTCCAAGGTTTACCAGAAGCCATATCCAATCAATGAATCTCTATGGAGATTACCAGATGGCAGAAATGTAAGGTGGAGCAATTACCAGTGCAGGAACTTTGAATGCTTATCGAGCAAGAATCCTAAGCGAGGTTATTCTAAGTGTGTAGGTTGTTTTGAGATGgagaaagaaaagttaaaatgggTGACTAATAGCTCACTTCCTGTGGATTTACTGATAAATGATGTTTTGACAATCAAGCCTGGGGAGATAAGGATAGGTCTGGACTTTGGTGTTGGTACAGGGACTTTTGCTGCAAGAATGAGAGAACATAATGTTACAATTGTCTCAACTGCTTTGAACCTTGGGGCTCCTTTCAATGAGATGATTGCACTAAGAGGTTTGATCCCTCTGTATGTGACATTGAATCAACGCCTTCCATTCTTTGATAACACTATGGATTTAATTCATACATCTGGGTTTATGGATGGCTGGATTGACCTGCTGCTgctggattttattttgtatgattGGGATCGGGTTTTAAGGCCGGGAGGATTGCTATGGATTGACCGGTTCTTTTGCAGTAGAAAAGATCTGGATGACTATATGTACATGTTTCTGCAGTTCAGATACAAGAAGCACAAGTGGGCTATTGCTCCTAAATCAAAGGATGAGGTCTATCTCTCTGCATTATTAGAGAAACCTTCAAGAGCTATATAATCAAATAATGTTTCTTGCTTTTTGTTTGTAATATTGATTTTATGTCATTAACATACATATTCATAACCAAATCATTTTGTGGTACTTGATATactgagagaaaaagaaactacTTAAATGTGATATACAGTCTTTGTATGCCAAACTtcaatgttgttttattttgacCAGTAATGGGAATAAGGACTTGTCCAATTAAGTGACAAAACTTGTGTACATTTACTGTGATTGTGTTGCTAGTTGATCTGTTTGAAGGGTCTTGAGTATTGACATTTTTGCATCCTATCCCATGCATCTTGATACACTACTTCAAGTTACTAAATATGCACCTTGACCCATGACATGGGATTGCTCATGAATTTTCTGTCTTCACACACCAAATACGAGTATAAAATCATACAGGTACTACTAAATTCTTATGTAGGCTAAGAGATATTAGAAACTTGAGTTAGGTACATAGACAAACTGGTTGAGAGGATGATATTATCTCTGACTTAGGGGTCTCTACCTTGTCACCAAAGAGGGTTGTTTCATCCATGTTTAGTGAGAATTTTAATTAGTGAGATTGGATGCCATACAAATGAAGAAGTTTAGCATAGAAGCTAAAGATTGGCCATTTTAATTTTCCACTTAGCAAGAAactatattaaattattgaCTCTATAGAgaaatctatataatatctaaaaactaaaagatagtatttattgttgctatgctCTTGTTAAGCTACATTAACATAGCATTTCGGTTCACTTTGGTCCAATTTAGACCATTTGTTCCagtttggtccattttggtctacTATGgtctatttcagttaacttttgtccattcggtccattttggactaattGAGCCTTAAATTGGTTCATTTTGTAGGTTgccttttcaatttttggttcataatttcattttttttccccataatttttaggttgaaaagtatgatattttattttattttagccaaattttttagttttgggttaaaaaaatacaaacaaaatagacattagaaattagagatatgggccctaaaaaagtaataaaaatgataaatattcacaagattaccttacacatcaagtttcaataatataaGCATTATACTtataattgaaaaggaaaaaaaaaatgctacaattctaaatttatataataatttaaacttagtGTAACATGTTACATATGTTCCTTGGAATAAAggtgtacattttttttttttttgaaatattattgGATATGTTCAAATTAGTCAACCAATTAtggtatattttataaaatttatttttacatcttctccatttatataaaacaatattatagtTATGTACTataaatctttttattaaaagttaccatagcttttgagtggagttgtggtgtgcttttgtgttagaacccctttccctctcccttgtgtgtgtgtgtgtgtgtgtttgtttctaaaaaaaaagaatgggtaattgtcCTACAATGCTTAAAAGAGTGTGTTGTGTATAATATAACTTGccccaccctcccttaaaagttactgtggcttttgagtggagttgtggtgtgcctttgtgttagaacccctttccctctcccttgtgtgtgtgtgtgtttgtttctcaaaaaaaataaaaataaaaataaatctttttattaaattacatttttcaaaatataataaatgttcAATTActtaaagtttataaaaatagaaaatactgtTAAATGTTAATTGAAGATGATGAAATATATAATCTGATGGGCCTATCTTAAGGGGCCTGACGGATTGGGACTGTTTGGCCTGTGTGAGGATGGTCCCACTCGCTTTTAAGGCCCATCGCTGACAGACATAGTatgggcccatgatccgaaatccgtatcgcctagaaaagccctaagatccgAAAAGGGGAATCCCGGCCCACCACGCTTTTGGAGAATTtgtatcagagtcccacattggaaagatctggaggtcaagaagaaaagccacctcTCCACTGCTATAAAAGGACGAACATTCTCGCAAATCGAGGTATGATGAATTGACCCTACCTAACACTCTAGAGTAAAGAGAcaaattctgacttgaccttcggagagtatttggccggccccacaccggtgctctctaaaggttttctttcgatCGTTTTTATCGTGCAGGTTCgattgagtcgcgagtacggtgtgacccattagtgacaattttcaacattatcagttggcgccgtctgtgggaatcgACGTGTAACACCTcatcgcttcctagacaaaagagttacatggtactcacacgctcaatggcaaccacaaATGACATTCAGGAAGAAGAAGCCCCAACGACTGCCCttgagaaacaggtcaggacgctcgccgcagccgtggagcgcctcaccaaacaaaaccacgacctagaagaaCAGCTGAAACAAAAGAATGCCGCGGAgaataaccaaggagcggatcaagaaggGAACAGCGCTGATAGGAGAAATCAGGACGGACCACAGGGGAGTAACGCCCCGAGTAAACAAGTGCGACGGGACATTAGCATCCCTTCTCTAACGGATACGGCTCCACAATCCgtcatcgcggagatgcaggcgatgaaggaacagatggatgtaatgatgaacgctctcaaggggcgagtgtcaagtgatcttgacAACCTTGTAAACTggactgactcgccattcacgGCAACCGTCAACTCTTTCCCCCTGCCGAGCAAGTTCCGTATGCCAAATATGGATAGTTatgacggagtcaaggaccctctagatcacctagagaccttcaagaccctgatgcacctttagggagtggcagacgcgattatgtgcagggcctttcctacaaccctgAAGGGAGCAgcaagaatttggttcagccggctaGCCCCCAACTCCATTTGCACCTTCAAGGAACTAAgtgctcaatttactacgcattTCATCGGAGGACACCGACATAGAaaatccacggcttgtttaatgaatatcaagcagcgagaggaggagacgctgcgggcctacatatcacgcttcaacaaggaagcactctcgatcgacgaagccgacgacaagatattggtagcagcattcacgaacgggctgaaggggggtaagtttttgttctccctatacaaaaacgatcCCAAGACCATGACAgaggtgctttacagggccaccaaatatatgaacgctgaagacgcgctACTAGCCTgagaagatagacccaagaaaaggGAAAGACAAGAGGATCCCCGACAGGACCAGGGacggaagaaaggaagaatgGGAGATcgaagggaggacagacgtccaaaacccaCAGGTGGAAGATTCACAAGCTTCACCCCGTTGACCGCGCCgatagaccaagtcctaatgcagattaaggacgaagggtccctgacgttcccgggaaagctgaagagtgatcccagCAGAAGGTCCAAAGAAAAATATTGCCGctttcatcgtgaccacggccacgacacggccgattgctacgacttgaaacagcaaatcgaagcccttatccgacaggggaagctgcagaagttcgtcaacaagggaagaacggatcaacccccacaGGAACAACACCTCCGCCGAGAAAACGAGCAACCAAGACCCCCAattggagacataagaatgataatcGGAGGAACTGCTGCGGCCGAATCGTCAAagaaggctcgcaaaacataccttcggatggtacaaaatgtccAGTTGACGGGCAGAGTGCCAAGGATAGCAAACGGAGAAGGCCCTATTGTTGGGTTCAcggaagaggatgcacggcgcctacaccatccacacgacgatgccctcgtcgtcagcGTGCGGACAGGAGACTACAACGTGCACCGAGTGTTGATCGACAATGGCAGCTCGGCCGACATATTGTACTATCcggcattccagcagatgaggattgacagggacctgctaataccgacagacgccccgctcgttggtttcggagggaGTAGGGTATTCCCTTTGGGCTCGGTAACGTTACGAGTGAcagtaggagattacccccaacaaattaccaggaacgtgacattcttggtggtcgattgctcgtccgcctacaatgccattcttggacgacctacgctcaactcgtggaaggcggcaacatcaacttaccacctaatgatcaGGTTCCCGACGGAGTatggggtaggagagctacgcggaagtcaagttgccgcacgagaatgTTACGTcgctatgatggagatgcaagaccaaatccaggccttgaacatagaagagcaccgaacggtggcggaaccaacagagaagctggaggagataactctggacagttccaatccggacagaacaaccaagatcggaacgcttgccaaacccGCAATCCGTCAAGATCTCGTAGCTTTCCTgaggagcaataaggatgtgttcgcctggagccatgacgatatgccgggaatcgatccctccgtcatggtacacaaattgaatgtactgccctcatttccacccgtccgacaaaagaagagagtgttcgcaacggaacgagaccaagcaatagcggaggaggtccgcaaactccaagaggcaagcttcATCAGGGAGGTCTACTATtccgattggctggcgaatgtggtaatggtaaAGAAAGCGAGCGGCAAATGGCgtatgtgcgtggatttcaccgatcttaacaaagcgtgccccaaagatagctatccccttccaagagtcgacgtcctagtagactcgacggctcaacaccaattattaagcttcatggacgctttctcgggttataaccagatccgcatgcacgaggccgatcaggaaaagacttcgttcgtaaccagccaagggctattctgttacaaagtaatgccattcggctTGAAGAATGCGGGGgaaacataccaaaggctaatgaacaagatgttcgcgcagcaaaTCGGCAGGAATGTTCAActctatgtcgacgacatgctggtgaagagccggaaggaggaagaccacctggAAGATCTTAAGGAAACGTTTGGTACGCTtcgatcctacaacatga
This genomic stretch from Quercus lobata isolate SW786 chromosome 3, ValleyOak3.0 Primary Assembly, whole genome shotgun sequence harbors:
- the LOC115979825 gene encoding uncharacterized protein LOC115979825, which encodes MGRLCLRKCRVGRIMGTLQIVLGGLVIIVSLLSLIRFYSAGFFTRNEDICRQFYGQKDDYDGFDIKALSDRVGEVLDRMESLQEKLELEVKEMEKHKEVLDRNNITRLEYKKYLEEEVIRPLYGAHIALRQIRLPKAEGIRNSTMKEEPLINTFVIEEIRKYITPKENRTGKINIYGTERIHNTIGHACVLYKKELEEYMGYDIGSYCNDDWNLAQKLMVNGCDPLPRRRCLTRASKVYQKPYPINESLWRLPDGRNVRWSNYQCRNFECLSSKNPKRGYSKCVGCFEMEKEKLKWVTNSSLPVDLLINDVLTIKPGEIRIGLDFGVGTGTFAARMREHNVTIVSTALNLGAPFNEMIALRGLIPLYVTLNQRLPFFDNTMDLIHTSGFMDGWIDLLLLDFILYDWDRVLRPGGLLWIDRFFCSRKDLDDYMYMFLQFRYKKHKWAIAPKSKDEVYLSALLEKPSRAI